Within the Nicotiana tabacum cultivar K326 chromosome 11, ASM71507v2, whole genome shotgun sequence genome, the region ACAGAACATGAACTCTTAATTATATTGATGATGTAATAAGCCCGTTGCAAAAATATATGATTATATATTCAATGGTTCTGTTCAGGATGACTTTCAAAATTTAGACTTGAATTAGACACCTGTGATCATTTAGAAATGATTgttaaaaataaatcaattttgtttagctttaataaataaataaaaaaaaacttttgttcCCATGCGAGTCAGGTTTCCTCAAAATGGTTTTTTTTCACCCCTCAAAATAGTTTATTGATCTAACGTAGTGAGCACCCAGCGGAAAAGGAAATTTGATTTATGTTTGACACGACGAAAGTTATTTCAATAGTATTACATGTTATTTGGTCAGCCagcaaaaaatattttacaaatataTATTAGCAAATTGGATAgcatttgatgattttttttactaTTATAAATAACACTCCCTcccttttaatttatttaaactTTTTCAGAGTAGAAGGGTCAAATTGACTAATTTTTAAAACAGATCATAGAGTTTCACTCATaatttctttttctaattttgcGTTATTGATCCAGATCTCAGATTTtctaaatgaaaaaaaatacacCTAGATTTTAAAGTCCAGTTGAAATTAAAATCTTGATCAGTTTGAACCATATGCTTTGAAACTGAATATAAGAACCAATCACAACCAGAAAAAAGTGAGAAGTTAATTACCATGGCAAGTCGACCAGAGATAATCTCAAAATCCTGACTCTTTTTGGAACTCTCTATATACTCCGACAACGTTGCGAAAAAGGGTGAAACCTCGTCATCTTCTCCATGAAAACCGTTCTTGGTCTTGATTACTCCGACAGGATCCGACCCGAATGACCTTAAAGTAGTCAACCTCGGCTGCAACATTATTTTCCCATTCTCCAGCTGCCCTGGTTCTGATACTCTCAGCTTCTGAACCGGCGTAAAAACCGCCGGTTCAGCCTTTTGAGTCTGTGGTTTGAGCTCACAGAAAACCGGTCGGGCTGTTAAGGCCATTCGAGAAATTAGAAGAATCTAACAGATTGATTCCTCAAAAGTGGGAGAGAAAGTGTTTGAGAAAGTGGGGTTATTCTTGATAGAATCTTGGTGGGAGTTTTTAACTCAAATAGTCCCTTAACTTTGAGGGTCGTTTATTTTAGTCCTTATTGAGTTACTATGTTATCTTGAGCATATGTAATCCTATAAGTTTGTAAAAATTGAATTTTGATAACAAAATATTAGAATGAGCCTTTTAAGCTAATAAAAAGGTCACATATTTTTCACATGATTAGAGTAAAAACCGACCTCGAAAACGATCTTCCCCAATTTTAGTGTTTTACGTTGGTTCTATAGCactaatcaaaacaaaaataaaaactctaAACAAAAGAATCTctacaaaaacttttaaaaagaaattataatcaataaaaataaattgcGATTAGGAGAAAAGTTGAAATTGACCATGTTGAATCGATCACGATCATTATTTAGCTTAGGCACGAAAAATACATGACATTTCTGTTTAATGATCTATTTGAAAGTTTTCTTATTTAGTTGGACCAAAAGTGCTCAATTTTTAGAATTAAAAAGAACACATAACAAAA harbors:
- the LOC107803133 gene encoding stress enhanced protein 2, chloroplastic, with the translated sequence MALTARPVFCELKPQTQKAEPAVFTPVQKLRVSEPGQLENGKIMLQPRLTTLRSFGSDPVGVIKTKNGFHGEDDEVSPFFATLSEYIESSKKSQDFEIISGRLAMIVFAATVSMEVVTGNSVFRKTDFQGIAEAAGISIGAVACAAIFAWFSSSPSKVGRIFTVGCNTFIDSLIDQIVDGLFYDNELSDWTDDI